The Zalophus californianus isolate mZalCal1 chromosome 8, mZalCal1.pri.v2, whole genome shotgun sequence genome has a segment encoding these proteins:
- the WFDC8 gene encoding WAP four-disulfide core domain protein 8, with amino-acid sequence MNDLHLILSNPHSDSKAARHLPLHTFSWRNVALLLLLSLSLEESTSSPIKRVKQKPGVCPRERVICETEVPDSCTTDLQCLKHMKCCSFGCGKKCMDPLQEPCMLPFDEGYCNISILRWYFDFKHQSCQPFIYGGCHGNANNFISIANCKMACSSVVKNGQCPLFPFKDRMVCPASCKSDSDCPKTDKCCESMCGFVCAKAWTVKSGFCPRKPMVCSKIDRPKCLKDHDCPVSQKCCSHCGLKCLEPQK; translated from the exons ATGAATGATCTTCACCTGATCTTATCTAATCCTCACAGTGACAGCAAAGCTGCCAG GCACCTTCCTCTCCATACCTTCTCCTGGAGAAATGTAGCACTCctgctgcttctttctctctctttggagGAGAGCACTTCATCGCCAATCAAGAGAGTCAAAC AGAAACCAGGAGTGTGCCCCCGAGAGAGGGTCATCTGTGAGACTGAAGTTCCAGACTCCTGCACAACTGACTTGCAGTGCCTAAAACACATGAAGTGCTGCTCATTTGGGTGTGGGAAAAAGTGCATGGATCCACTCCAAG AACCCTGCATGCTACCCTTTGACGAAGGATACTGTAACATTAGTATCTTACGCTGGTATTTTGACTTTAAACATCAGTCCTGCCAACCCTTTATCTATGGAGGCTGCCATGGGAATGCCAACAACTTCATCAGCATCGCAAACTGCAAAATGGCTTGCTCATCAGTTG TCAAGAATGGACAGTGCCCACTCTTCCCTTTCAAGGACCGTATGGTGTGTCCAGCTTCGTGTAAGAGTGACTCCGATTGCCCCAAAACTGACAAATGTTGTGAATCCATGTGTGGCTTTGTTTGTGCCAAGGCTTGGACAG TTAAATCAGGTTTCTGCCCACGCAAGCCCATGGTGTGTTCCAAGATTGATAGACCCAAGTGCCTGAAGGATCATGATTGCCCAGTGTCACAGAAGTGCTGTTCACATTGTGGACTGAAGTGCCTGGAACCTCAAAAATGA